One window of the Hoplias malabaricus isolate fHopMal1 chromosome Y, fHopMal1.hap1, whole genome shotgun sequence genome contains the following:
- the LOC136679010 gene encoding neuropeptide B-like translates to MMKNRRRDIFVCVCECVNVCWGGGVNINSSRIKGRVKNRHQSYTRSFSHTPTHTHSLVISLTQTFQKPSRNRSAVMLGSWRCVLLLGAALVLVSARPAEAWYKQATGPSYYSVGRASGLLSGIRRSAHTRSADAEREQDTHSSSSEEVDTSSTQRLHTALRNMVVCVKEISPNLQSCELALDGSSSFRCKADVLLALDALECEGA, encoded by the exons ATGATGAAGAACAGGAGGAGggatatatttgtgtgtgtgtgtgaatgtgtgaatgtgtgttggggAGGGGGTGTTAatataaactccagcagaatCAAGGGGAGGGTGAAGAATAGGCATCAGAGCTACACACgttctttctcacacactcccactcacacacactctcttgtCATCAGCCTCACACAGACATTCCAGAAGCCTTCAAGAAACAGAAGTGCGGTGATGCTGGGGTCCTGGCGTTGTGTCCTGCTGCTGGGGGCAGCTCTCGTCCTTGTGTCAGCACGGCCGGCTGAAGCCTGGTACAAACAGGCGACCGGACCCAGCTACTACTCGGTTGGACGAGCGTCCGGCCTCTTGTCCGGCATCAGGAGATCTGCACACACACGCTCCGCGgacgcagagagagagcaggacacacactcatccagcaGTGAGGAGGTTGACACCAGCAGCACCCAGAGGCTACACACAGCACTCAGGAATatg GTGGTGTGTGTGAAGGAAATCTCACCGAACCTTCAGAGCTGTGAGCTTGCGTTGGACGGGTCCAGTTCTTTCCGGTGCAAAGCTGATGTTCTGCTGGCCCTCGACGCCCTGGAGTGTGAAGGAGCATGA